In the Oryza glaberrima chromosome 6, OglaRS2, whole genome shotgun sequence genome, one interval contains:
- the LOC127776193 gene encoding probable CDP-diacylglycerol--inositol 3-phosphatidyltransferase 2, protein MAQPSSEKTPSVYLYIPNIIGYFRIIINFIAFAGCYSNRVLFAILYFFSFFCDGLDGWFARKFNQASTFGAVLDMVTDRVSTACLLALLSQLYRPGLVFLMLLGLDITSHWFQMYSMFLSGKTSHKDVKDTGNWLLKLYYGHRPFMAFCCVASEVLYIILFLFADEKSTSLLNVCRCFLKGSPLTFFVFISTLVGWALKQVINIIQMKTAADMCVMFDLKHGK, encoded by the exons ATGGCACAACCTTCTTCTGAGAAGACGCCGTCAGTCTATCTTTACATCCCTAATATCATTG GATATTTTAGGATCATCATAAACTTCATTGCTTTTGCTGGATGTTATTCCAACAGGGTGCTCTTTGCTATCTTATACTTCTTCAG CTTTTTCTGCGATGGATTGGATGGTTGGTTTGCACGAAAGTTTAACCAAG CATCAACATTTGGAGCTGTGCTGGACATGGTAACAGATAG GGTTAGCACTGCCTGTTTATTGGCACTTCTCTCCCAACTTTACAG ACCTGGCTTAGTTTTTTTGATGCTGCTTGGGTTGGATATTACAAGCCATTGGTTTCAAATGTATAG TATGTTCCTATCAGGTAAAACTAGCCACAAGGATGTGAAGGACACTGGCAATTGGCTTCTAAAATTATATTATGGACATCGACCATTCATGGCATTCTGTTGTGTTGCTTCCGAG GTTCTGTACATAATTCTTTTTCTGTTTGCTGATGAGAAATCGACAAGCTTGCTTAAT GTGTGCAGATGCTTTCTAAAGGGAAGTCCTCTCACTTTCTTCGTTTTTATTTCAACTCTAGTTGGTTGGGCATTAAAACAAGTGATCAATATCATCCAG ATGAAAACAGCCGCAGATATGTGCGTTATGTTCGATTTGAAGCACGGTAAGTGA